A stretch of DNA from Deltaproteobacteria bacterium:
TCTGAATACCCTCTGGAAAAATACATGCGGGATGCAAAAATTCTGCAGATCTACGAAGGCACCAATCAGATCCAAAGGACTGTAGCCTCAAGGGGGCTGTTGGCCAATTGAATCAGTTTCGGAAAAATTTCAACAAACTCTTGGAGGTATAAGAAGGGCCGATGGGTATGCAGATCATCGTCTGCCTCAAGCAAGTTCCGGATACGGCGGAGATAAAAAGAGTTCAGATCAACCCCGAAACCGGAACCATCATCAGAGAAGGAATTCCATCCGTCGTCAACCCCTTGGATGAATATGCTTTGGAGGAGGCGGTTCGTATTAAGGAAAAGCAGGGGGGAAAGGTTACGGTCCTCAGCATGGGCCCTGCCCAAGCTGAAGATGCATTGAGGAAGGGACTGAGCATGGGGGCAGATGAGGCCATCTTGCTGTGCGACAGAGCATTCGCCGGCGCCGATACTCTGGCTACAGCCTACACCTTAAGTGCAGCCATTAAAAAGATTGGCCGATTTGACCTAATTCTTTGCGGACAGCAAGCAATCGATGGAGATACAGGGCAGGTCGGCCCCAGTCTCGCTGAGCAACTGCATGTGCCCCAGGTGACTTATGTGAATCGGGTGGAAATCGAGGGCCAGAATCTTCGAGTCCGCCGGGAGGTTGAAGGAGGTTATGAAGAACTTCATTGCCCGCTACCCGCTCTCCTTACGGTAGTCAAAGGAATCAATGAACCGCGGATTCCAACCTTCAGCAGCCTCGCTGAGGCCATGGAGAGAGAGATTCACATCTGGACCGCTGGTGACCTGGGGGCTGAAGCCGATCGACTGGGCCTGGAGGGATCCCCCACCTGGGTGGTGCGGATCTGGACCCCGGAAGTTAGGCGCAACGGGCAAGTAATAGAAAACCCTCCTGCGGAAGCAGCCCAGAAATTGGCTTCTTTCCTCAAGCAAAAGGGGATTCTATCGTAGGGAGACCTAATGGGAATACAGATCGATAAAGATAAATGCACGGGATGCGGACGGTGCCTGGCCGTCTGTCCATTTGGCTGCATGGAAGTAGTGGAAAGAAAGGCCATCATCAAAGAAGGCTGCCTGGTTTGCGGAGCCTGCAGAGATGTTTGCGAGTTCGAGGCTGTTGCCATTGAACGCGGGTCGTCCCGGGGGACTCCGGACATCGAAAAATATAGCGGTGTCTTGGTGTTTGCTGAACAGCACCAAGGAAAGTTGAGGGATTGCACCCTGGAATTGCTTGGTGCAGGAAAAAAGCTGGCCGACAAACTCCAACAGGAATTGGCCGCGGCTCTTATCGGATCTGAAGTCGATATGTTATGTCCGCCCCTGTTTGCCCATGGAGCAGACAAGGTCTACCTCGTCCAAGATGAAAAACTGAAATTCTATCATACCGACCCTTATGCTGCAGCTATGACGGCCGTGATCGCTCAACAGAAACCCTCCATCGTTCTCTTTGGAGCTACGACCACAGGCCGTGACTTGGCGCCCAGGCTTGCGGCTCGCCTCCGGACAGGTCTGACTGCGGATTGCACGGGGCTAGAAGTCGAAGACGAAAGCGGGCTTCTCCTGCAAATTCGCCCCGCGTTTGGTGGCAATATTATGGCCAGTATTAAATGTTCAAACTATCGACCCCAGATGGCGACAGTCCGGCCTAAAGTGATGAAGAAGCCAGTCCCTGATATATTACGCCGGGGAGAGATTATTAGGGTAGAAGGGAAGGTAAATCCCAAGAGCATACGCACCAAGGTCATCCAGGTG
This window harbors:
- a CDS encoding electron transfer flavoprotein subunit beta/FixA family protein; its protein translation is MQIIVCLKQVPDTAEIKRVQINPETGTIIREGIPSVVNPLDEYALEEAVRIKEKQGGKVTVLSMGPAQAEDALRKGLSMGADEAILLCDRAFAGADTLATAYTLSAAIKKIGRFDLILCGQQAIDGDTGQVGPSLAEQLHVPQVTYVNRVEIEGQNLRVRREVEGGYEELHCPLPALLTVVKGINEPRIPTFSSLAEAMEREIHIWTAGDLGAEADRLGLEGSPTWVVRIWTPEVRRNGQVIENPPAEAAQKLASFLKQKGILS
- a CDS encoding FAD-binding protein, translating into MGIQIDKDKCTGCGRCLAVCPFGCMEVVERKAIIKEGCLVCGACRDVCEFEAVAIERGSSRGTPDIEKYSGVLVFAEQHQGKLRDCTLELLGAGKKLADKLQQELAAALIGSEVDMLCPPLFAHGADKVYLVQDEKLKFYHTDPYAAAMTAVIAQQKPSIVLFGATTTGRDLAPRLAARLRTGLTADCTGLEVEDESGLLLQIRPAFGGNIMASIKCSNYRPQMATVRPKVMKKPVPDILRRGEIIRVEGKVNPKSIRTKVIQVIETMDQIVNLEEAEIVVSGGRGLGKAENFHLLEELAKSLGGAVGASRAAVDAGWKPHSFQVGQTGKTVCPKLYIACGISGAIQHLVGIQTSDMIVAVNKDPEAPIFKVADFGIVGDLFQIIPELTQVVREFKGDNGSGECER